Proteins from one Euwallacea similis isolate ESF13 chromosome 13, ESF131.1, whole genome shotgun sequence genomic window:
- the ed gene encoding neural cell adhesion molecule 1 isoform X3, with translation MARRFGIFVIFASISGIFAEETTRDAREGDDVRLECRFPPPSLDSPSYYWIRQSKTGHDNVAIKDTPFDLNYKLNYHVDEGIYDLLISNVSYDRDDGKFECKVKAGGSGKNLHTQSYSLTVLAPPQPPQIAPGSRVTVTEGKRQELTCSSVGGSPDPEVKWYKEGSMYPLEAALKNGGSRDQPTTATLTITPTKDDDEAVYKCEVWNRALAQDKILKATVSLSVQYFPRVVVGPENPLRIERDSKATLECNVDAKPKVSGVRWMRNSRFISSSYNHEIRRVSIQDSGKYTCSADNGLGKVGEQDIFLDVLYAPIVTLEAKTKEAEEGEPVYIKCNVTANPSPVTVEWLKEGKPDFRQSGETLRISHVTAESSGTYICRAVNLLSPSGQGTRKSERVGNASVALLVRHRPGRSRISPNRPVVSEGGAVTLSCVATPPGWPAPQYKWFKLNLDGETTILATGSKYTIANANLGAEGTYNCQAHNELGPGEMSSVDLEVHQPPTFKYKLKPLETKKVGDHDFSVSCSARGKPRPVVRWLKDEEELTADANMFEVKTEYSDPNGAVTIRSVLKFSGRARPNGNQLLPSDRGIYTCSFENEVRRADSTMHLKIEHEPIVLHPYNKVAFDISETADVLCRVQAYPKPEFKWFFGNNINPLHSSSVAHYVVQTTADEDDVYTSVLKVSHIQKQDYGDYNCQVVNSLGKTETKIRLQPKGPPERPNKLTALNTGPTYVTLGWEPGFNGGVYNTKYFVSYKKVSGENDVVVEGCGPVTKNSDWAEVDCQQNVPCNVSHLDQHQTYLFKVKALNTKGVGENSNDIRATTRVDRIPMPQRVAYDKTSNSISIIVPATCLPLEAVVETVSNENHPVTAWQVIDTLQLQVSGMVPTAKETSLDKMMGRNYGNARSLMDEPIGVDEYSPRLRVKLCLRTHHDHCGEFVEAEMGYGSPLHEASALTTPTLIAIVVTCVLFLISAGLLLVFCRCKRAQHGKKAQQAKDLEMDSVRPTIIPSSGNGQQKEMDTLKKE, from the exons gaatATTCGCAGAGGAAACCACTAGAGACGCCCGTGAAGGTGATGACGTAAGATTAGAATGTCGCTTCCCGCCCCCCTCGTTGGATTCCCCCTCTTATTACTGGATCAGACAGTCCAAAACTGGACACGACAACGTTGCCATTAAGGATACACCCTTTGACCTCAATTACAA GCTGAACTACCACGTCGATGAGGGGATCTATGATCTACTGATAAGCAACGTTTCCTATGACCGAGATGATGGGAAATTTGAATGCAAAGTGAAAGCCGGGGGCTCCGGGAAAAACCTCCACACTCAAAGCTACTCTTTGACTGTTCTGGCACCTCCTCAGCCTCCCCAAATCGCTCCTGGGTCCAGAGTAACAGTCACTGAAGGCAAACGGCAGGAGCTAACTTGCAGCTCTGTGGGGGGATCTCCAGACCCGGAAGTGAAATGGTACAAAGAAG GTTCAATGTATCCCCTGGAGGCAGCATTGAAAAACGGAGGATCCCGAGATCAACCCACCACCGCCACCTTAACCATCACTCCGACCAAGGACGACGACGAAGCTGTGTACAAATGCGAAGTCTGGAATAGAGCTTTGGCCCAAGACAAAATACTGAAAGCCACAGTTTCTCTAAGTGTTCAAT ATTTTCCCAGAGTGGTGGTGGGTCCGGAAAACCCGTTACGCATCGAAAGGGATTCTAAAGCAACCCTTGAGTGCAACGTGGATGCGAAGCCTAAAGTATCGGGAGTTAGATGGATGAGGAATAGCAGATTCATAAGTTCCAGCTATAATCATGAAATCCGCAGGGTTTCCATCCAGGATTCTG gaaaataCACGTGCAGCGCTGACAATGGTTTGGGAAAAGTAGGGGAGCAAGATATATTCTTAGACGTCCTTTACGCTCCTATTGTTACTCTGGAAGCCAAAACCAAAGAAGCCGAAGAAGGGGAGCCggtgtatataaaatgtaatgTTACTGCCAATCCCAGTCCAGTTACAGTCGAATGG CTCAAAGAAGGAAAACCAGATTTCCGCCAGTCCGGGGAAACGCTCCGCATTTCCCATGTAACCGCAGAAAGCTCTGGAACCTACATATGCAGAGCAGTCAATCTCCTCTCCCCTTCGGGCCAAGGAACCCGCAAATCGGAGCGGGTGGGCAATGCCTCTGTAGCTCTCTTAGTGCGACATCGCCCAGGAAGATCCAGGATCTCCCCGAACAGGCCTGTggtttccgagggcggagctGTGACTTTGAGCTGTGTCGCTACCCCCCCTGGATGGCCTGCGCCCCAATACAA ATggttcaaattgaatttagaTGGCGAGACTACCATCCTAGCAACTGGCTCTAAGTACACCATCGCCAATGCCAATTTGGGAGCTGAAGGAACCTACAACTGCCAAGCTCACAACGAATTGGGACCAGGAGAAATGTCTTCGGTTGATCTGGAGGTGCACCAACCCCCCACTTTCAAATACAAACTGAAGCCCTTAGAGACAAAGAAAGTGGGAGACCACGACTTCTCTGTATCCTGTAGCGCTAGGGGTAAACCACGCCCTGTTGTGAGGTGGCTGAAGGACGAAGAAGAGTTAACTGCTGACGCCAATATGTTTGAG GTAAAAACGGAGTACTCAGATCCAAATGGAGCAGTCACTATACGGAGCGTCCTGAAATTTAGTGGTAGAGCCAGGCCCAATGGAAATCAGCTTCTCCCCTCGGATAGAGGAATCTACACTTGCAGTTTCGAGAACGAAGTTCGACGAGCTGACTCCACCATGCACCTCAAAATTGAAC aTGAACCAATAGTGCTGCACCCCTACAATAAAGTCGCCTTCGACATTTCTGAAACCGCTGATGTGCTATGCCGAGTTCAAGCCTACCCCAAACCCGAATTCAAATGGTTCTTTGGTAACAACATCAACCCCCTGCACTCGTCCTCTGTAGCTCACTATGTAGTGCAAACTACCGCTGATGAAGATGATGTGTATACTAGTGTTTTAAAAGTGTCCCACATCCAGAAGCAGGATTATGGGGACTACAATTGCCAGGTGGTTAATAGTTTGGGCAAAACCGAGACCAAAATTCGATTGCAGCCTAAAGGGCCTCCGGAAAGACCTAATAAACTAACCGCTCTAAATACTGGACCTACTTATGTTACCTTGGGATGGGAGCCTGGTTTCAATGGAGGGGTCTACAACACCAAATATTTCGTTTCTTATAAGAAGGTTTCGGGGGAGAATGACGTTGTTGTTGAAGGATGTGGTCCAGTGACCAAGAACAGCGACTGGGCTGAAGTGGATTGTCAGCAAAACGTACCCTGCAATGTGTCCCATTTGGACCAGCACCAAACCTATTTATTTAAG GTCAAAGCTTTGAATACCAAAGGAGTAGGGGAAAACTCTAATGATATTCGGGCTACAACTCGAGTTGATAGAATCCCAATGCCTCAACGTGTAGCCTACGACAAAACATCCAATTCTATCTCAATAATTGTGCCTGCCACCTGTTTGCCTTTGGAAGCTGTAGTTGAGACTGTGAGCAATGAAAATCATCCCGTTACCGCTTGGCAAGTCATCGACACACTTCAACTTCAG GTCTCAGGCATGGTGCCTACAGCCAAAGAAACAAGCCTAGACAAGATGATGGGCAGAAACTACGGCAATGCCAGATCGCTCATGGACGAACCAATAGGTGTTGACGAGTACAGTCCGAGACTTCGAGTAAAACTTTGCCTGCGCACTCATCATGATCATTGTGGAGAATTTGTTGAAGCAGAAA TGGGCTATGGCAGTCCTCTCCATGAAGCTTCGGCCCTGACCACGCCAACACTGATAGCCATTGTAGTGACCTGTGTACTATTTTTAATCAGCGCAGGATTACTGTTGGTGTTTTGCCGTTGCAAGAGGGCCCAACATGGGAAAAAGGCCCAGCAAGCTAAAGATTTGGAAATGGATTCAGTCAGACCCACCATTATTCCTTCTAGTGGGAATGGGCAACAG AAAGAAATGGATACTCTGAAGAAAGAGTGA
- the ed gene encoding hemicentin-1 isoform X2 translates to MARRFGIFVIFASISGIFAEETTRDAREGDDVRLECRFPPPSLDSPSYYWIRQSKTGHDNVAIKDTPFDLNYKLNYHVDEGIYDLLISNVSYDRDDGKFECKVKAGGSGKNLHTQSYSLTVLAPPQPPQIAPGSRVTVTEGKRQELTCSSVGGSPDPEVKWYKEGSMYPLEAALKNGGSRDQPTTATLTITPTKDDDEAVYKCEVWNRALAQDKILKATVSLSVQYFPRVVVGPENPLRIERDSKATLECNVDAKPKVSGVRWMRNSRFISSSYNHEIRRVSIQDSGKYTCSADNGLGKVGEQDIFLDVLYAPIVTLEAKTKEAEEGEPVYIKCNVTANPSPVTVEWLKEGKPDFRQSGETLRISHVTAESSGTYICRAVNLLSPSGQGTRKSERVGNASVALLVRHRPGRSRISPNRPVVSEGGAVTLSCVATPPGWPAPQYKWFKLNLDGETTILATGSKYTIANANLGAEGTYNCQAHNELGPGEMSSVDLEVHQPPTFKYKLKPLETKKVGDHDFSVSCSARGKPRPVVRWLKDEEELTADANMFEVKTEYSDPNGAVTIRSVLKFSGRARPNGNQLLPSDRGIYTCSFENEVRRADSTMHLKIEHEPIVLHPYNKVAFDISETADVLCRVQAYPKPEFKWFFGNNINPLHSSSVAHYVVQTTADEDDVYTSVLKVSHIQKQDYGDYNCQVVNSLGKTETKIRLQPKGPPERPNKLTALNTGPTYVTLGWEPGFNGGVYNTKYFVSYKKVSGENDVVVEGCGPVTKNSDWAEVDCQQNVPCNVSHLDQHQTYLFKVKALNTKGVGENSNDIRATTRVDRIPMPQRVAYDKTSNSISIIVPATCLPLEAVVETVSNENHPVTAWQVIDTLQLQVSGMVPTAKETSLDKMMGRNYGNARSLMDEPIGVDEYSPRLRVKLCLRTHHDHCGEFVEAEMGYGSPLHEASALTTPTLIAIVVTCVLFLISAGLLLVFCRCKRAQHGKKAQQAKDLEMDSVRPTIIPSSGNGQQNQAPPPYYAPGLENQALDLQMALEDHKAVYAATQNGYGHYGEPRNDWNYLDAGYTTTVQGNGSVDSQDSLWQLKMAANGGPQYDQYGGHDDYAHFPQTHQDPYAQVHKPKKRLESPAVYRDAPGLPDPYMEQMDDDKPPPPPQHMSLAYEESLESGYSTPNSRTRRVIREIIV, encoded by the exons gaatATTCGCAGAGGAAACCACTAGAGACGCCCGTGAAGGTGATGACGTAAGATTAGAATGTCGCTTCCCGCCCCCCTCGTTGGATTCCCCCTCTTATTACTGGATCAGACAGTCCAAAACTGGACACGACAACGTTGCCATTAAGGATACACCCTTTGACCTCAATTACAA GCTGAACTACCACGTCGATGAGGGGATCTATGATCTACTGATAAGCAACGTTTCCTATGACCGAGATGATGGGAAATTTGAATGCAAAGTGAAAGCCGGGGGCTCCGGGAAAAACCTCCACACTCAAAGCTACTCTTTGACTGTTCTGGCACCTCCTCAGCCTCCCCAAATCGCTCCTGGGTCCAGAGTAACAGTCACTGAAGGCAAACGGCAGGAGCTAACTTGCAGCTCTGTGGGGGGATCTCCAGACCCGGAAGTGAAATGGTACAAAGAAG GTTCAATGTATCCCCTGGAGGCAGCATTGAAAAACGGAGGATCCCGAGATCAACCCACCACCGCCACCTTAACCATCACTCCGACCAAGGACGACGACGAAGCTGTGTACAAATGCGAAGTCTGGAATAGAGCTTTGGCCCAAGACAAAATACTGAAAGCCACAGTTTCTCTAAGTGTTCAAT ATTTTCCCAGAGTGGTGGTGGGTCCGGAAAACCCGTTACGCATCGAAAGGGATTCTAAAGCAACCCTTGAGTGCAACGTGGATGCGAAGCCTAAAGTATCGGGAGTTAGATGGATGAGGAATAGCAGATTCATAAGTTCCAGCTATAATCATGAAATCCGCAGGGTTTCCATCCAGGATTCTG gaaaataCACGTGCAGCGCTGACAATGGTTTGGGAAAAGTAGGGGAGCAAGATATATTCTTAGACGTCCTTTACGCTCCTATTGTTACTCTGGAAGCCAAAACCAAAGAAGCCGAAGAAGGGGAGCCggtgtatataaaatgtaatgTTACTGCCAATCCCAGTCCAGTTACAGTCGAATGG CTCAAAGAAGGAAAACCAGATTTCCGCCAGTCCGGGGAAACGCTCCGCATTTCCCATGTAACCGCAGAAAGCTCTGGAACCTACATATGCAGAGCAGTCAATCTCCTCTCCCCTTCGGGCCAAGGAACCCGCAAATCGGAGCGGGTGGGCAATGCCTCTGTAGCTCTCTTAGTGCGACATCGCCCAGGAAGATCCAGGATCTCCCCGAACAGGCCTGTggtttccgagggcggagctGTGACTTTGAGCTGTGTCGCTACCCCCCCTGGATGGCCTGCGCCCCAATACAA ATggttcaaattgaatttagaTGGCGAGACTACCATCCTAGCAACTGGCTCTAAGTACACCATCGCCAATGCCAATTTGGGAGCTGAAGGAACCTACAACTGCCAAGCTCACAACGAATTGGGACCAGGAGAAATGTCTTCGGTTGATCTGGAGGTGCACCAACCCCCCACTTTCAAATACAAACTGAAGCCCTTAGAGACAAAGAAAGTGGGAGACCACGACTTCTCTGTATCCTGTAGCGCTAGGGGTAAACCACGCCCTGTTGTGAGGTGGCTGAAGGACGAAGAAGAGTTAACTGCTGACGCCAATATGTTTGAG GTAAAAACGGAGTACTCAGATCCAAATGGAGCAGTCACTATACGGAGCGTCCTGAAATTTAGTGGTAGAGCCAGGCCCAATGGAAATCAGCTTCTCCCCTCGGATAGAGGAATCTACACTTGCAGTTTCGAGAACGAAGTTCGACGAGCTGACTCCACCATGCACCTCAAAATTGAAC aTGAACCAATAGTGCTGCACCCCTACAATAAAGTCGCCTTCGACATTTCTGAAACCGCTGATGTGCTATGCCGAGTTCAAGCCTACCCCAAACCCGAATTCAAATGGTTCTTTGGTAACAACATCAACCCCCTGCACTCGTCCTCTGTAGCTCACTATGTAGTGCAAACTACCGCTGATGAAGATGATGTGTATACTAGTGTTTTAAAAGTGTCCCACATCCAGAAGCAGGATTATGGGGACTACAATTGCCAGGTGGTTAATAGTTTGGGCAAAACCGAGACCAAAATTCGATTGCAGCCTAAAGGGCCTCCGGAAAGACCTAATAAACTAACCGCTCTAAATACTGGACCTACTTATGTTACCTTGGGATGGGAGCCTGGTTTCAATGGAGGGGTCTACAACACCAAATATTTCGTTTCTTATAAGAAGGTTTCGGGGGAGAATGACGTTGTTGTTGAAGGATGTGGTCCAGTGACCAAGAACAGCGACTGGGCTGAAGTGGATTGTCAGCAAAACGTACCCTGCAATGTGTCCCATTTGGACCAGCACCAAACCTATTTATTTAAG GTCAAAGCTTTGAATACCAAAGGAGTAGGGGAAAACTCTAATGATATTCGGGCTACAACTCGAGTTGATAGAATCCCAATGCCTCAACGTGTAGCCTACGACAAAACATCCAATTCTATCTCAATAATTGTGCCTGCCACCTGTTTGCCTTTGGAAGCTGTAGTTGAGACTGTGAGCAATGAAAATCATCCCGTTACCGCTTGGCAAGTCATCGACACACTTCAACTTCAG GTCTCAGGCATGGTGCCTACAGCCAAAGAAACAAGCCTAGACAAGATGATGGGCAGAAACTACGGCAATGCCAGATCGCTCATGGACGAACCAATAGGTGTTGACGAGTACAGTCCGAGACTTCGAGTAAAACTTTGCCTGCGCACTCATCATGATCATTGTGGAGAATTTGTTGAAGCAGAAA TGGGCTATGGCAGTCCTCTCCATGAAGCTTCGGCCCTGACCACGCCAACACTGATAGCCATTGTAGTGACCTGTGTACTATTTTTAATCAGCGCAGGATTACTGTTGGTGTTTTGCCGTTGCAAGAGGGCCCAACATGGGAAAAAGGCCCAGCAAGCTAAAGATTTGGAAATGGATTCAGTCAGACCCACCATTATTCCTTCTAGTGGGAATGGGCAACAG AACCAGGCCCCGCCACCTTACTATGCACCGGGTCTGGAAAACCAAGCCCTAGATCTACAAATGGCTTTAGAGGACCATAAGGCCGTATATGCAGCTACACAAAACGGCTACGGACACTATGGGGAACCAAGGAACGATTGGAACTATTTAG ACGCCGGTTACACAACCACTGTCCAAGGTAATGGCAGTGTCGACTCTCAGGACTCCCTCTGGCAATTAAAGATGGCCGCTAATGGCGGACCTCAATACGACCAATATGGCGGGCACGATGATTACGCACACTTCCCTCAAACACACCAAGACCCTTATGCGCAG GTGCACAAGCCTAAAAAGCGCCTAGAATCCCCCGCGGTGTACAGAGACGCTCCGGGGCTGCCCGACCCCTACATGGAGCAAATGGATGATGACAAACCACCCCCACCCCCTCAGCACATGTCCCTGGCCTATGAGGAGTCTCTGGAGAGTGGGTATTCCACCCCAAATTCGCGCACTCGCAGAGTGATTCGTGAGATTATTGTGTAG
- the ed gene encoding hemicentin-1 isoform X1 has product MARRFGIFVIFASISGIFAEETTRDAREGDDVRLECRFPPPSLDSPSYYWIRQSKTGHDNVAIKDTPFDLNYKLNYHVDEGIYDLLISNVSYDRDDGKFECKVKAGGSGKNLHTQSYSLTVLAPPQPPQIAPGSRVTVTEGKRQELTCSSVGGSPDPEVKWYKEGSMYPLEAALKNGGSRDQPTTATLTITPTKDDDEAVYKCEVWNRALAQDKILKATVSLSVQYFPRVVVGPENPLRIERDSKATLECNVDAKPKVSGVRWMRNSRFISSSYNHEIRRVSIQDSGKYTCSADNGLGKVGEQDIFLDVLYAPIVTLEAKTKEAEEGEPVYIKCNVTANPSPVTVEWLKEGKPDFRQSGETLRISHVTAESSGTYICRAVNLLSPSGQGTRKSERVGNASVALLVRHRPGRSRISPNRPVVSEGGAVTLSCVATPPGWPAPQYKWFKLNLDGETTILATGSKYTIANANLGAEGTYNCQAHNELGPGEMSSVDLEVHQPPTFKYKLKPLETKKVGDHDFSVSCSARGKPRPVVRWLKDEEELTADANMFEVKTEYSDPNGAVTIRSVLKFSGRARPNGNQLLPSDRGIYTCSFENEVRRADSTMHLKIEHEPIVLHPYNKVAFDISETADVLCRVQAYPKPEFKWFFGNNINPLHSSSVAHYVVQTTADEDDVYTSVLKVSHIQKQDYGDYNCQVVNSLGKTETKIRLQPKGPPERPNKLTALNTGPTYVTLGWEPGFNGGVYNTKYFVSYKKVSGENDVVVEGCGPVTKNSDWAEVDCQQNVPCNVSHLDQHQTYLFKVKALNTKGVGENSNDIRATTRVDRIPMPQRVAYDKTSNSISIIVPATCLPLEAVVETVSNENHPVTAWQVIDTLQLQVSGMVPTAKETSLDKMMGRNYGNARSLMDEPIGVDEYSPRLRVKLCLRTHHDHCGEFVEAEMGYGSPLHEASALTTPTLIAIVVTCVLFLISAGLLLVFCRCKRAQHGKKAQQAKDLEMDSVRPTIIPSSGNGQQLNSPLFQNQAPPPYYAPGLENQALDLQMALEDHKAVYAATQNGYGHYGEPRNDWNYLDAGYTTTVQGNGSVDSQDSLWQLKMAANGGPQYDQYGGHDDYAHFPQTHQDPYAQVHKPKKRLESPAVYRDAPGLPDPYMEQMDDDKPPPPPQHMSLAYEESLESGYSTPNSRTRRVIREIIV; this is encoded by the exons gaatATTCGCAGAGGAAACCACTAGAGACGCCCGTGAAGGTGATGACGTAAGATTAGAATGTCGCTTCCCGCCCCCCTCGTTGGATTCCCCCTCTTATTACTGGATCAGACAGTCCAAAACTGGACACGACAACGTTGCCATTAAGGATACACCCTTTGACCTCAATTACAA GCTGAACTACCACGTCGATGAGGGGATCTATGATCTACTGATAAGCAACGTTTCCTATGACCGAGATGATGGGAAATTTGAATGCAAAGTGAAAGCCGGGGGCTCCGGGAAAAACCTCCACACTCAAAGCTACTCTTTGACTGTTCTGGCACCTCCTCAGCCTCCCCAAATCGCTCCTGGGTCCAGAGTAACAGTCACTGAAGGCAAACGGCAGGAGCTAACTTGCAGCTCTGTGGGGGGATCTCCAGACCCGGAAGTGAAATGGTACAAAGAAG GTTCAATGTATCCCCTGGAGGCAGCATTGAAAAACGGAGGATCCCGAGATCAACCCACCACCGCCACCTTAACCATCACTCCGACCAAGGACGACGACGAAGCTGTGTACAAATGCGAAGTCTGGAATAGAGCTTTGGCCCAAGACAAAATACTGAAAGCCACAGTTTCTCTAAGTGTTCAAT ATTTTCCCAGAGTGGTGGTGGGTCCGGAAAACCCGTTACGCATCGAAAGGGATTCTAAAGCAACCCTTGAGTGCAACGTGGATGCGAAGCCTAAAGTATCGGGAGTTAGATGGATGAGGAATAGCAGATTCATAAGTTCCAGCTATAATCATGAAATCCGCAGGGTTTCCATCCAGGATTCTG gaaaataCACGTGCAGCGCTGACAATGGTTTGGGAAAAGTAGGGGAGCAAGATATATTCTTAGACGTCCTTTACGCTCCTATTGTTACTCTGGAAGCCAAAACCAAAGAAGCCGAAGAAGGGGAGCCggtgtatataaaatgtaatgTTACTGCCAATCCCAGTCCAGTTACAGTCGAATGG CTCAAAGAAGGAAAACCAGATTTCCGCCAGTCCGGGGAAACGCTCCGCATTTCCCATGTAACCGCAGAAAGCTCTGGAACCTACATATGCAGAGCAGTCAATCTCCTCTCCCCTTCGGGCCAAGGAACCCGCAAATCGGAGCGGGTGGGCAATGCCTCTGTAGCTCTCTTAGTGCGACATCGCCCAGGAAGATCCAGGATCTCCCCGAACAGGCCTGTggtttccgagggcggagctGTGACTTTGAGCTGTGTCGCTACCCCCCCTGGATGGCCTGCGCCCCAATACAA ATggttcaaattgaatttagaTGGCGAGACTACCATCCTAGCAACTGGCTCTAAGTACACCATCGCCAATGCCAATTTGGGAGCTGAAGGAACCTACAACTGCCAAGCTCACAACGAATTGGGACCAGGAGAAATGTCTTCGGTTGATCTGGAGGTGCACCAACCCCCCACTTTCAAATACAAACTGAAGCCCTTAGAGACAAAGAAAGTGGGAGACCACGACTTCTCTGTATCCTGTAGCGCTAGGGGTAAACCACGCCCTGTTGTGAGGTGGCTGAAGGACGAAGAAGAGTTAACTGCTGACGCCAATATGTTTGAG GTAAAAACGGAGTACTCAGATCCAAATGGAGCAGTCACTATACGGAGCGTCCTGAAATTTAGTGGTAGAGCCAGGCCCAATGGAAATCAGCTTCTCCCCTCGGATAGAGGAATCTACACTTGCAGTTTCGAGAACGAAGTTCGACGAGCTGACTCCACCATGCACCTCAAAATTGAAC aTGAACCAATAGTGCTGCACCCCTACAATAAAGTCGCCTTCGACATTTCTGAAACCGCTGATGTGCTATGCCGAGTTCAAGCCTACCCCAAACCCGAATTCAAATGGTTCTTTGGTAACAACATCAACCCCCTGCACTCGTCCTCTGTAGCTCACTATGTAGTGCAAACTACCGCTGATGAAGATGATGTGTATACTAGTGTTTTAAAAGTGTCCCACATCCAGAAGCAGGATTATGGGGACTACAATTGCCAGGTGGTTAATAGTTTGGGCAAAACCGAGACCAAAATTCGATTGCAGCCTAAAGGGCCTCCGGAAAGACCTAATAAACTAACCGCTCTAAATACTGGACCTACTTATGTTACCTTGGGATGGGAGCCTGGTTTCAATGGAGGGGTCTACAACACCAAATATTTCGTTTCTTATAAGAAGGTTTCGGGGGAGAATGACGTTGTTGTTGAAGGATGTGGTCCAGTGACCAAGAACAGCGACTGGGCTGAAGTGGATTGTCAGCAAAACGTACCCTGCAATGTGTCCCATTTGGACCAGCACCAAACCTATTTATTTAAG GTCAAAGCTTTGAATACCAAAGGAGTAGGGGAAAACTCTAATGATATTCGGGCTACAACTCGAGTTGATAGAATCCCAATGCCTCAACGTGTAGCCTACGACAAAACATCCAATTCTATCTCAATAATTGTGCCTGCCACCTGTTTGCCTTTGGAAGCTGTAGTTGAGACTGTGAGCAATGAAAATCATCCCGTTACCGCTTGGCAAGTCATCGACACACTTCAACTTCAG GTCTCAGGCATGGTGCCTACAGCCAAAGAAACAAGCCTAGACAAGATGATGGGCAGAAACTACGGCAATGCCAGATCGCTCATGGACGAACCAATAGGTGTTGACGAGTACAGTCCGAGACTTCGAGTAAAACTTTGCCTGCGCACTCATCATGATCATTGTGGAGAATTTGTTGAAGCAGAAA TGGGCTATGGCAGTCCTCTCCATGAAGCTTCGGCCCTGACCACGCCAACACTGATAGCCATTGTAGTGACCTGTGTACTATTTTTAATCAGCGCAGGATTACTGTTGGTGTTTTGCCGTTGCAAGAGGGCCCAACATGGGAAAAAGGCCCAGCAAGCTAAAGATTTGGAAATGGATTCAGTCAGACCCACCATTATTCCTTCTAGTGGGAATGGGCAACAG CTGAATTCACCTTTGTTCCAGAACCAGGCCCCGCCACCTTACTATGCACCGGGTCTGGAAAACCAAGCCCTAGATCTACAAATGGCTTTAGAGGACCATAAGGCCGTATATGCAGCTACACAAAACGGCTACGGACACTATGGGGAACCAAGGAACGATTGGAACTATTTAG ACGCCGGTTACACAACCACTGTCCAAGGTAATGGCAGTGTCGACTCTCAGGACTCCCTCTGGCAATTAAAGATGGCCGCTAATGGCGGACCTCAATACGACCAATATGGCGGGCACGATGATTACGCACACTTCCCTCAAACACACCAAGACCCTTATGCGCAG GTGCACAAGCCTAAAAAGCGCCTAGAATCCCCCGCGGTGTACAGAGACGCTCCGGGGCTGCCCGACCCCTACATGGAGCAAATGGATGATGACAAACCACCCCCACCCCCTCAGCACATGTCCCTGGCCTATGAGGAGTCTCTGGAGAGTGGGTATTCCACCCCAAATTCGCGCACTCGCAGAGTGATTCGTGAGATTATTGTGTAG